The Candidatus Binatia bacterium sequence TTCCCAACGCGAGATTCATCTCCATCAGCGTCGACCCGGAACGCGACACTCCCGAGGTTCTCGCCGCGTACGCGAAGAAGCTCGACGTCGAGCGGGACCGCTGGTTCTTCCTAACCGGCGATCGCGACGCCGTCTACGAACTCGCCAGCTCCGGCTTGCTCCTGCCGGCACAAGAAGGTGACGTCGACCAGGGGCAGGAAGCCGTTCTCCACAGCTCGCGTTTCGTGTTGATCGACAGCGAGGGGCGCGTCCGCGGGTTCTACGACTCCCGCGACACCGGCGCCCTCCTCCGACTACGCTCGGATCTGCGCCGCGTCGACGACGCGCCTCTCGGCTGAAGACCCAAGCTCGATCCCAAGCACTCGTCTCTCACGGTCCGCGGGTGGTACTCTACCGAGGGGAGTCGAGGCGAGATCCAACGGCGAGGCCCCGGCCGGTTCATCACGCATCTCGTGCGGCCGCATCCGCGCGGGGGCCACGAAGTCGCGACCTCGCGTCGCCACCGCAAAGGCCTGTTCCCGCATCACGTTCGCAATCACGCGGAAGCGGACCGACCACGCCCAAGCCACGCCGCCGCCTTCTTGCATCTCTGGGCCCCCGGCAGGGTCGCATGGTGGGTCGCCCTCCTCTTCGCGATCGGAGCTTCGCTCTTCGCGCTCGGCAGCGCGAGCACCGCCTGGCCCGACCTCGCGCCGCGGCTTCTACGGGCCCCCGAAGACCTGACCGCAGTCTTCTTCGTCGGCTCGCTCTTCTTCACGACGGCCGCGTTGCTCCAATGGCTGGAGGCTCTGAACGGCGACGTGACCACCGCGTTCGACGCCGGGTCGCCACGACGCTGGCGCTGGTTCGGCTGGCTTCCGCACAACCTCGGCTACCTCGCGAGCGCCGTGCAGCTCGTCGGCACGCTCCTCTTCAACATGAACACCGCCGACGCCGCCCTCTCGGGGATCGGCTGGGTCGAGGAGGATCTACTCGTGTGGACGCCGAACATGCTCGGGTGCGTCTGCTTCCTCGTAGCGAGCGTCCTCGCACTGGTCGAGGTCACACAGGGGGCGTTCGCGATCGAGCCTCGGAGCATCTCGTGGTGGATCGCAATCATTAACCTCGCGGGCTCGGTCGCCTTCCAGATCTCCGCGTTCTACAGCGTCGCGGCACCCACCCCGTCCCCCGAGAGCTCGGTGTTCCTGGCGAGCCTGTACACCTGGATCGGGGCAGTGTGCTTCTTGGTCGGTGCCTACCTGATGATTCCCGAGCTCTTCGACGAGGCCGAGCAGGCTCCCGCTTCGTAGCCGAGAATCCTCACCCCAGATCACCCGAGCTGAGCGCGACCGAGGGAAACGGCGCTCGCAGCTACACCAGGGAGAGCACCTGGTCGTGAGGAAGCCGGGCCTCGGTGAGCCCCCCGCAACTCGGCCGGCCCGACTCCGAGGCGTGGGCTGATGTGCACGATCGGGGCGTGGGAGTCGCTGTCGGCCGAAATCAGTAGAAGCTCCCGCCTCCGCCGGAGATCAAGACAAACTATCGAAGACACCCGCGACCAAACCGCCTAAAGAGTGGCGATTAAAGAACGTCCCTACCGGCCGGCTCAGCCGCCCGGAGGCGGATCGCCCGGCTTCCACTCGATCGTCGGGCGCTCGGAGCCCGCGTAGATCCGGACCAGCAACGTCCCGACGGCGGCGGCGAGGAACGGCAGCAGGAACGCGAAGCGACCGTATCCTTCGTCCCAAGATGCCGCGCTTCCGAGCAGCCCTACGACGAAGCTGATGCGAGCGACCTGTCGCTCGCGGTCGGTCGTGTCCGACGCACGGTGGGCCGGGTTCGACGGGAGGGGGATGGTCGCGGCGTTACGACGCCGGATCTCCCCGGGGCGTGGCCAGACCGCCGCGGGTCAGCCCTCGACCGGCGTGGGGGCGGCCGCGCCTGCAGCCTCGGCCGCAGCCTCGGCTGCATCGTGCTTCTTGATGGAGCGGTAGATCGTGAAGCCCGCCCCCACAACGATCGCGGGCGGCAATGACAGCATCATGATCGTTCCGAGAACGAAGCCCTTCGTCCAGTCATTCTCTTCGCCGCCGAAGCATACGGCGCACGCATCGGCCAAAGGCGGCACGCAGAGCGCACCGAGAACGACGAGCACAAAGAGCATACCCATCCAGCCGACGCGGCTAGCGCGAGGAGGTCTCATCAGCTCAGTGCCCACCGTCGGCAGTCCCGTGTCCAGCCATGGTGGCCTCGTGCATCTGCACGTACGGATTTCGCTTCGCGGCTTCCTCGGCCTGGAGCGTCTCGAGCTCGTGAATGCCCAGGTCCGGCAGAACGAACACCAGCAGAATCATGACCAGCCCGAGGCAAACACCCAGCGAGACGTTGATCAGCCGGCCCTCGTCCTTCAAGTGCATGAAGAAGGTGCCGATCAGGAAGACCTTCGCAAGCGCGATCACCAGCGCGATGACCACGCCGGGTCCCGGCGGCAGGTTCATGTACGCCACACCCACGGTGAGAATCGTAAGGAACCCGAGGGCTCCGAAGATCGTCAGATAGGTCCGTACCGCGGCCTGCGGATCGTGTCCGTTTGCGCTCATGTTCGTCTCCCGAGTCCCTTCCTACAGCAGATACAGAATGGGGAAAAGGATGACCCAAACCAAGTCGACGAAGTGCCAGTAAAGCCCTGCACACTCCACCCGATCGTGGTTCTTCGCATACATCCCGCGCGCGCCCTGAGACAAAACCACGAACATCAGGACGATTCCGCCGATGACGTGGAGCACGTGGAGCCCGGTCAGCGTGTAGTAGAACGAGCCGAACAAGTTGCTCGAGATGGTGATGCCCTCGTGCCACTTGTGGTTGTACTCGTAGCTCTTGATCATCAGGAAGCCGAAACCGCCCCCGATCGTGCACATCATGAAGCGCTTGAACTTATCGATGTTGCCTTCTTGCATCGCGGCCAGCGCCAACACCATCGTCACCGAGCTCGTGATGAGGACGAAGGTGTTGAGCGTCGCGAGAGGAACGCCCATCATCGCGCGCGGCGGCACCCAGAAGTGGCTCGAGCCACTTCGCAGGATGACGTAAGCGCTGATCAAGCCGCCGAAGAGCATGATCTCGGAGGCAAGGAATGCCCACGTGCCCAGCTTGGCATGTGAGATCCCGGTTCGGGTCGGAACGGATTCAGGAAGCGGAGTCACGGTCGCATTCTCCTATTCAAGTCAGGTCTGAGCGACCGTCAAACTGCCTCGACCTCGTCCTGAGGCCAATAGTCCGAGTCGTGACCCGGGACACTGTACTCGTACGGGCCGCGGTGTACCTCAGGCGGAGTAGCGAAGTTGCCGTGCGGCGGCGGGGACGGACACGCCCACTCGAGAGTGGTCGCTTCCCACGGATTCTCGCCCGCCTCTTCGCCGTTCCAGATGGAGTAGAAGAAGTTGAAGAGGAACGGAATCTGCGCGAACAGCATGATTGCCGCGGCAACACCGATCACCATACTCCAACCCTGAACCGGCAGGTTGTGCCACTGGAGGGTCGGGTCAGCGAGACGACGCTGCATGCCCCACATGCCCTGGATCAGCATCGGGAAGAACACGAAGTTGATCGGAATGATCGTGCCCCAGAAGTGCAGCTTGCCGAGCGACTCGTTCATTCGCCGCCCGAACATCTTCGGGAACCAGTAGTACGTGGCTCCCATGAGGGCGATGAGGCTGCCCGGCGCCACCACGTAGTGGAAGTGGCCGATCACGTAGTACGTGTCGTGGAGGTAGAGATCGGTCGGCGCGAAGCCCAGAGGCAGACCCGTGAGGCCGCCGATGCCGAACATCGGAATGAAGGCGATCGCGAACAACATCGGCGTGTTGTAGCGGATCTGCGCTCCTCGCAGACTCAACAACAGGCACGTCAGAATCGCGACGGATGGAATTGAGATCGTCATCGTCGTCGTCACAAACAAGTTCGCGAGGCTCGTCCTCATGCCCGAAACGAACATGTGGTGCGCCCAGACGACGAAGCTCAGTGCGCCGATCAAGACCATCGAACCGACGAGCTCTTTGTAGCCGAACAGCGGCTTGCGAGTGTTGGTGGCGATGATCTCGGAAACGATGCCCATCGCAGGCAGCAGGAGCACGTACACCTCAGGGTGTGCGAGGAACCAGAACAGATGCTGCCAGAGAAGCGGGCTTCCGCCGCCGGCCCGTGGGAAGGCGACACCGCCGTAGAACATGTCTTTCGGAATGTAGAAGCTGGTCTCGGCGACGCGATCGAGAAGCTGCAACATCGCGCCCGCCTGAAGAACCGGGAACGCGAGGAGCAAAAGAACCGCGGTGACGAGCTGCGCCCAGACGAACACCGGCATGCGACCGAGAGTCATCCCCTTTGCACGCATGTTGAGGGTCGTGACGAGGAAGTTCACCGAGCCGAGAAGCGACGAGGCGATGATGATGACCATCGCGATCAGCCAGATCGTCTGCCCGGGAGGGGCCACAACCGAGAGCGGTGCGTACGACGTCCAACCGGACTGCGCCGCGCCCCCCGGAGCGAGGAACGAAGACATCATCACGACGCCACCGACGAAGTACACCCAGAACGACGCCATGTTGAGGCGCGGGAAAGCCATATCGTCGGCACCGATCTGCAGCGGCAGAACGTAGTTGCCGAAGGCGGCCACGCCGAGCGGCACGACGCCGAGGAAGATCATGATCGTGCCGTGCATCGCGCCGAGCTGATTGTAGAACTCGGGCGCCATGTAGCCGTACGGCATGTTGTTCTCGCCAAAGATCGTGGAGAGCAGCGTGCGGAACATGCCGAGCTTCTCGGGATCGAAATCGTCACCCGGAGCCGGAATCGCGAGCTGATACCGCATGAGCAACATCATCGAGAACCCGACCAGCAGGAACAGGAATGACGTGATCATGTACTGAATGCCGATCACCTTGTGATCGACGGAAAAGATGTATTTACGCCAGAAGGACTGCGGCTCGTGATGACCGTGCTCGTCGCCGTGACCGTGCTCGTTTGACACAGAAGCTCTCCTCTTCGTGGTCCGTTACTCGAACGATTCGTCGCTTCTGACGATCACGAGTTGCTGGAAGCAGCGGTTCCGGCATCGGCGAGCTTGTACTCTAGCTCTTCCTTGAACCACTCGTCGTACTCTTCCTGAGACTTGACGAAGACGTTGCCCACCATCTTCGTATGGCCGAGACCACAGAGCTGCGCGCAGCCGATCTCGTACTTGCCGGTCTTGTTCGGCTCGAACCACAAGGTCGTCAGCATTCCGGGCAGGATGTCCTGCTTGTTCCGAAAGTTGGTGACCTGGAAATCGTGGATCACGTCCTTCGACGTCATGCGAAGGATGAACGGCTTGTCGACCGGGACGTAGAGATTATTTATGGTCGTGACGTCGTCCAACGAAGCCGGATCGTCGTCGTCGATCCCCATCGGGTTCGACGCCGAGACGAACTTCACATCCCGACGGCCGAACTTCCCGTCCGGTCCGGCGTACTGGAAGTTCCACGCGAACTGCTCGGCGACCATGACGATCTCGAGCGAGTCTTCGACGGGCGGCGTCTCCTGCTTCAGCTCGGCCCACATCGGGATACCGAAAGCCAGGATGAGCCAAACCTCGAAAGCCAGGATGATTCCATCGGGAATGAACGACGCCCTCTCCCCTGCCTGGTGATACGTCGCTTTCCCGCCCTCCTTTGCCCGGTACGCGACCAAGCAATAGGCGAGATAGACTCCCCAGATCACAAACATCGCCACCATGACGACGTGCAGGAGGACCATCAACGAGTCGATGTCCCCTCCGTACGTCGTGGCCACCGGCGGCAAGCCGATCGTGTATCCACCGTCCGAATTCACGCGTTCCCCCTAATCATCCGGAAGTTCAGGCCCAATCCAGCAGAGCTAGAAAAGGGTTTTCAGGGTTAGAGTCAAGGCCTGTGGCACCGCTCATTTCATCAGACACTCTAATGGACGAAGGTCCGAAACGCCCGCGAATTGGGAAATGCCGCAAAATGAGGCTCAAGCGAGGTCGGGCAACGGCAGCTCGACCACGTGGCGCTCGCAAAAGGCGCAGCTGGACACCCCGCGTGCCTCAGCGGCAGGGTCCAGGACGTCCACGGCCCAACGGCGGAAAGCCCGGTAGTTCGAGAACACAGCCTTCGGGTCGCGGCCCCGTTCACCGAGCCGAAAGTGTGGTGCGTCATTCTCCACGGCGAACGGGCAAGCGCGAAACTCGCCGGTCGACCGCAGCACCGGGAAGCAGAGAAGGCACCCCGTCCCATGGCCATGGTAGTCGCTCTGCCGGTCGCGATCGAAATCCTCGGCCGCACCCGCCCCCGACTCGTACAGCACCTTGTAGCCCGAGAAGACGCGCATCGGGTGCTCGCGCGACCAGGCCTCGAGCGACTCCTTGGCGTGATCCGACAACGGTTCGGCATCTCGGCCCATGTAGATCGAGTAGTTGAGAACCGCCTCGGTCTTCTCATCGCTCTCGAGCACGCGGATCAAATGGCTCGCGCGGATGCCGTTCGAGTAGATCGAAAAGAGACCCTCGAAGCCGCGTGCGCGCAGGTACTGCATTGCCCACAGGAGTCCCTCGGTGTGGAGCGTCGGCTCGCCACCGTAGAACTTGATGTTGCCATCCCGTGCGACCTGGCGCGCCGCCTCGTCCAGAACCTGTTCGGAGTACTCCCGATGCCATCCCTCCGGCGACCCGAAGACGGTGCACCACGAACAATCCCGGTTGCAGAAGTTCCCATCGTACAGGAGCAGCTCTCGGAGTTCCGTGTCGCCGTCGTGGAACGTCTCGACGCTCTCGTGGAACGTGATCGGGCGCAGCCGCGGGTCGCGGTTCGAGTCGTTCAGCCCCCAGTCGTACGTATTGTAGACGAGTTCGAGGTCCTCGAGGCCGGCCAGGTCTTCCCCCGTATGCTCAGCGACGAACTGCAGCACGCCATGTCGGTACTCGCCGGTCGACTCGGTGTCACCCGCGAAGTCTTCGGCGTACATCTTGAACAGACGGGAGACGAAGATCTTACCCGCATCGCGATCGATCCGACAGTTCCACTCACTCGCGAGGAAGTGCCGCGTGGCGTCCGCGAGGGTCTTGTCGAGCTCGCCCGGCTCGTAGGCCTTGGGCCGCATCGGGGGGCAGCCGCCCGACGCACAGTTGATCGCGAAGTGGATCCGGGGCTCGGTGAACCGACCTCGCAGGATACGGTGCTCGATGTCGTCGAGGCTGATGGGCGTACCGCCCGCGACGTGGCGCTCTCGCTGGAAGAACTGGCCGTCGCGCGTCTTGAAGACCGAGCGGATCGGGTACTCGTCCATCACCGCATCCAGGACCAGCGCGTTGTACGCATTGATCCAGTATGCGAGCGCGGCGCCCTCCCCTTCGAAGCGAACGGGGTGCGAATCGGGACTCGCGGCAGCGAGCTGCCCCACGACCCCGGCAAGCATGTCCCGCCGCTCGGCGAGGGCCTCGTAATCGACCTTCCCTTGGGCGCTGACGACGGCCGACAGGAGCTGGGTCCACGGTGCGTAGTCGAAGCCCGACGCTTCAGGGGCCATCACCACCTTGCCCTCCGGAGCTCGCGCGGCGGACCTCTCGGTCGCGCTGACTCTGACGGCGCTTTACGCGCTGCCGCACCCAGCCAACCGGGCCCGACGCGACGTAAGTTAGCATCCCAAGGAACAGGAGGATCTGCGGCTGCGCAACGACGAACATCACGAGAATGACCAGGCCGACCAGCGTGTAGAACGGCCGCTGTGCGCGCCAGTCGATGTCCTTGAAGCTGTAGTACCGGATGTTGCTCACCATCAGCAGTGCAAGGCCGTAGATCATGAGGAGCAGCAAAACGTGCTTGCTGGTCTCGCCCTCGCCTCCGAAGAAGAAGTAGAGCAACACCGTCGCCGCGACCATGTCGGCGGCGGCGGGAATCGGCAGGCCGATGAAGCTCTTCTTTTCGACGTGCGCGACCTGCGTATTGAAGCGGGCGAGCCGCAGAGCGCCACACGTCACGTAGAGCGACGCGGCGAGCCAGCCCCAGTGCCCCCAGGGGCCCAGCGCCCAGTTGTACGCGAGGATGCCGGGCGCGACCCCGAACGCGACGAGATCGGCGAGCGAATCGTACTCGACACCGAAGTCGCTCGTGGTGTTCGTGAGTCTAGCGATGCGGCCGTCGAGACCATCGCTCACGTGCGCGATGACGATGCACACGGCTGCCGTCAGGAAATCCCCACTGCTCGCACGAATGATCGCGAACACGCCGAGGAAGACCGTGGCGGTCGTGAACAGGTTCGGAAGGAGATAGATGCCGCGGCGCCGGTCGGCGCCGCCTCGAAGCAATCGAATCGAACGAGGCGGTCGGCTCATCCTTACCCCAACTGACCGAGGACGGTCTCCCCTGCGGTGACCCGATCCCCCGGCTTCACGTTCAATTTGAACCCGCCTGGGACGAATATGTCAACTCGCGAGCCGAGCTTGATCATCCCGACGCGCCCACCCCGCTCGCAGGTCTCGCCCGCCTTGACCCGGCACACGATACGGCGGGCCAGAAAGCCCGCGATCTGGATGAAAACGAGTTCCCGACCGTCGGCGGCCCGCATGACGATCGCGTTCTGCTCATTGTCCAGAGACGCCTTCTCCGAGAAGGCTGCGAAGAATTTCCCCGGGTTGTAGTGAACCGCCACGACCTCGCCGTCTACCGGCGCGCGGTTCACATGAACGTCGAGCGGCGACATGAAGATGCTGATCTTCGCAGCGTCTTGCCTGAGGAACCGCTTCTCCTCGACGGACGGCTCCGCGATCAGCACCTTGCCGTCCGCCGGCGAGACGAGCTGCGTCGCATCCCCCGGAGGCGTGCGACGCGGGTCGCGAAAGAAGTTCGTGAAAAACAGTCCGAAGAACGTGCACACCGAGGCGACCACGCCCAGCACGATGGCAAGCGCACCCGTCGTCAGCGCCACACAAGCCCAGGCTGCCCCGGCCAGGAGGAACGATGTCGAGATGGGCCGATAGCCGTCCGGCGCAAGCGGAAATCCGTCGTCGCCAGCCATATCGGATCCGTCTCCTAGTTCTTCGACTTGTCGACGATGCGCTGCGACTGCATCCAGGGCATCAGGCCCCGCAGCCGCTCACCGACCTCTTCGATCGGGTGATGCTCACCCTCGGTACGAAGCTCTTTGAAGTGGGGCTGACCGCACTTGTGCTCGGTCATCCACTCGTCGGCGAACTTGCCTGACTGGATCTCGGCGAGGATCTCCTTCATCGCCTGGCGGGCTTCGGTTCCGATGATGCGCTTGCCGCGCGTCATGTCCCCGTACTCGGCCGTGTTCGAGATCGAGTAGCGCATGTTCGCGATGCCGCCCTCGTAGATGAGGTCGACGATGAGCTTCACTTCGTGGAGACACTCGAAGTAGGCCATCTCCGGGCTGTAGCCAGCTTCGACCAACGTCTCGTAGCCGGCACGGATGAGCTCGGTGATGCCGCCGCACAGGACGCTCTGCTCGCCAAAGAGGTCAGTCTCGGTCTCTTCCTTGAAGCTGGTCTCGATGATGGCGGCGCGACCGCCGCCGATCATGCTGGCGTACGCGAGCGCGATGTCCTTCGTATCACCGGCGGGATCCTGTCCGACGGCGATCAAGCACGGAACGCCGCGCCCCTTTTCGTACTCGCTGCGCACGAGGTGTCCAGGGCCCTTCGGCGCGACCATGAACACGTTCATGTCCGCTGCCGGAATGATCTTCTTGAAGTGGAAGTTGAAGCCGTGACCGAAGGCCAAGTAGTCGCCCGGCTTCACGTGCGGTGCGATCTCGGCGTCGTAGGTCTCCTGACCGAGTTCATCGGGCACGAGGACCATGATGATGTCGCCCCAGGCAGCCGCGTCGGCCGTCTCCTTCACCGTGAGTCCGGCCGCTTCGGCCTTGGCCCACGAAGCACTCGTCTTGCGCAGGCCGACACAAACGTCGGCGCCGCTCTCTTTCAGGTTGTTCGCGTGCGCATGCCCCTGGCTGCCGTAGCCAACGACCGCAACCTTCTTCCCGGACAAGAGAGCCGGCTTTGCGTCTGCGTCTGTGTAGATGTTGAGTGCCATCGAGCGTGTTCCTTTCGGTGAAACCTGTGAAGGTCTCTAGATGAAATCTGCGTCTCCATCGCGGGAGATTCGTCCTTCGTGTTCGCCGCCGACGTCGAGGTTCGGCTCCGCATCGGGCGCTGCCTTGAGAACCTGCTCGCCGCGGTAGCAAGCCACCATGCCGGTGCGAACGATCTCGAGGATGCCGAACGGTTCGAGGAGTTTCGTGAACGCCTCGATCTTCTCCTGACTCCCGGTCGCTTCTACGACATACGAGCCGGCCGCCACGTCGACGACCTTCCCGCGGAAGATGTTGATCACGCTGAGCACGTCACCGCGCGTAGCCGGATCGGCCTTCACCTTGATCAGGGCGAGTTCGCGCTCGACGCTAGCCACGGCGCTGAAGTCGCCGACCTTGATGACGTTGACGAGCTTGTTCAGGTGCTTCGTGACCTGTTCGAGAACGCGATCATCGCCCTGGGTTACCAGGGTAATGCGCGAGACGGTGGAGTCGGCAGTCTCTGCAACGCACAGGCTTTCAATATTGAACCCGCGCCCGCTGAACAGGCCTGAGACTTTCGCCAACACCCCGAACTCGTTCTCGACGAGAACGGAGATAATGTGACGCATGGGCGAGCGTTTAACGGTTCGCTTCGCCCAAATCGAGCCTGTTCGGGCGCCACGGCCCCCGCCTCACCACGCGTGACAAACCTGTTGCTCTTCCAGGTCCCGAACCCGCAATCGCGTCAGTGGGCCAGGGCGCCTTCGCCCTTGTGGCGGCCGAGGATCTCCATGATGCGATCCTTCCCGGCCAGCTTGAGCTTCTGGAGGCGTTTGCGCTCCGTTTCTTCGTCCTTGGAGAGGTGCTGCTTGCGGTTCAGAGCATCGATCTGATGCTCAAAGCCGACGTGTTCCCGGTAGTACTTATCGAGTTCGGAGTCCGTATCTACCAGGGACTTTATCAACTCCTCGTCGTGCTTCTCCATGTATCGTCTCCTCCGACCGGACAGTCATCCGACCAATGCTGGGGGGGGGGCCCCATTGTTACGCCCGGTGACCACTGTTTTCAATCCTGTTCCGTGCCTCCGGAGCGCCTCTCACGCAACTTGAGCTCGGCCTCGGAAGCCCTGAGATAGGTCGGCGCCAGGTACGCCGTGTCCGCAGGACCATCGGCACGAAAGTACCTCAACCCGAGTTCCGCGACCGCAAATCCCCGCCCTTCTGGGCTTTGTGGGACCGCCTCGATCGCCGCCCGGCGGCCCAGAGCCGCCAGGATTTCGTCCGGATAGCGCTCGCCACCATCTCCCACGACGCGTAGCGTCGGACAGGCGCCCGCGCCGGCCATCAGAGGCCCGCCCATCCGGGCGGCCGCCGACGCCGGTTTTTCGACGGCATCCGCGAGGACGCGCTCTGCTGTGGTCGGCCCCGCAGCGCGAAACAGCGCGGAGTAGACTTCGCCCTTCCGGGCGTCCAGGCACACACAGATGAGTGCCCCCGAGCCGTCGCGCCCCATGCGACAGGCCTCGGTGTGGGCGTAGGCCTCCAGCGTCGAGACTCCGACCAGCCAGGCGCCGGTCGCGAGAGCCAGCCCCTTGGCGGTAGCCAGCCCTACCCGCAGCCCCGTGAACGACCCCGGGCCGATCGAGACCGCGAATCCGTGCACGTCGCCCAGAGCGCAGCCCGCCTGCTCCAGGCATTGGTCGATCGCCGGCAGCAGCGTCTCGGCGTGGCGAAGTTCCTCCTCGTGCGCCACTTCGGCGAGGCGCTTGGGTGGGGCGGCATGCGACTCTTCCACCAAGCCGACGCTCCCGGCCCGCGTGGCCGTATCGATACCGACGACACGCAGGAGCGACGTGGGACCGCTCACCCGACGACGAGTCGATGGATATCGTTGTAGAGCGCGAAGCCCATCAGCGAGATCAGGAGAAACATGCCGACCTGCGTTGCGATCTCTCGGGTCCGAAGCTGGATAGGATGCCCAACGACCTTCTCGATTCCGAGGAACAGCAGGTGGCCTCCGTCGAGGATCGGGATCGGCAGCAGATTGATGACGCCCAGGTTGATGCTCAAGATCGCCATGAACGCGATCAGCGCCTGAATCCCCTCGTTCGCCTGATCGCCCGCGATCTTCATGATCATGATCGGGCCACCAAGACTCGACGCCGGAACGACGCGCTGGAACAACTTCACGATCGAAACGACTGTGAGCCGTACGAACTCAACGGTCCGCATGAAGCCCTGCCCGATCGCGACGATCGGATTGCTGCGCTCGGTGATGATCTTGCCGGCGGGACCGACGCCGATGACCCAGGTCGGGATGGGTTCACCGAAGATCGATGAGCCCTCGATCTGTTTCGGCGTCACCTCCATCGTGCGCTCGACGCCGTCGTGCAGCACCTTGAGCGAAACCGGTGCGCCCTCGCCTGCTTTGATCCCGTTGGAGAGATCCTCCCAGCGATCGATGGCCTGACCGTTCACGGCGACGATCTCGTCGCCCTTCTCGATCCCGGCAGCCGCGGCCGGCATGTCCTCTTTCACGTCACCGATTTGCGACGTCAGAACCGGCACACCGGTCGCGAAGAGGATCGTGTAGAGCAGCCACGCGAACAAGAAGTTGAACACGGGGCCGGCCGAGACGATCACGGCCTTCGCCCAACTCGGCTTCACCGCGAAGGAGTTGTCCTGGTCGACGGTCTTGGGATCCGGATCGCTGCCGTCGTCTTCTTGCCCGACCATCTTCACGAAGCCGCCGAGCGGAATCGCGGAGAGACAGTAGTCGGTATCGCCGACGCGCCTCGAGATGAGGGCCGGCCCAAAGCCGAGGGAGAACTTGAGCACACCGACGCCGACCCACTTGGCCGCCAGGAAGTGTCCGAGCTCGTGTACGAAGATTAGCAACCCCAGAACGAGGATAGCCGCGAGAATATTGGTCACCATACCTTGGGAGCTCCCGGAGACGCTCGGTTCACAATCCGAGGCCCGTGTTCCAATAGTAGGTGAAAACGAACGGCAAAACGAGTGCGTCGATTCGGTCCAGAACGCCCCCGTGGCCAGGCAGGATCCACCCCGAATCCTTGGTGTCGTACGCCCGCTTGAGCATGGACTCTATCATGTCCCCGGTCTGGGACAGGATCCAGATGATCAGCCCCAACCAGAGCGCCGATCCCATTGTGAGTCCCGGGGGCGGCAGCAGCCAGGCGACGAGCCAGGCTATCAAAAGAGCCCCTCCGAGCGCTGCGATCGCACCTTCGACGGTCTTGTTCGGACTGACCCGCGGGAAGAGCTTCGTCTTCCCGGCGAACCGCCCACCGAAGTACGCTGCCGTGTCGGCTGCCATGGTGCATGCGATGACGAAGAAGACCCACCGCGGACCTCCCTCCGGGAGTGCGTGCAATCGCACCGCATGCGGCAAGAACAGGCCGACGTAAAGCGCGGCGAGCAAACTGTGCGCGAGCCGGTCCACAGCGCCGCGCATGTCCGGATCGGCGAGCGCCAGGATCAGCCCGACGGCGAGCACGAGGCAGAGCACCAAGCCGAGCGCATCGGTCCGGTGGAGGATTACAGTGCCGGCGAACAACAATCCCGCGAGGATCGAGAACGCCTGCGACCCGCGA is a genomic window containing:
- a CDS encoding DUF547 domain-containing protein — its product is MAPEASGFDYAPWTQLLSAVVSAQGKVDYEALAERRDMLAGVVGQLAAASPDSHPVRFEGEGAALAYWINAYNALVLDAVMDEYPIRSVFKTRDGQFFQRERHVAGGTPISLDDIEHRILRGRFTEPRIHFAINCASGGCPPMRPKAYEPGELDKTLADATRHFLASEWNCRIDRDAGKIFVSRLFKMYAEDFAGDTESTGEYRHGVLQFVAEHTGEDLAGLEDLELVYNTYDWGLNDSNRDPRLRPITFHESVETFHDGDTELRELLLYDGNFCNRDCSWCTVFGSPEGWHREYSEQVLDEAARQVARDGNIKFYGGEPTLHTEGLLWAMQYLRARGFEGLFSIYSNGIRASHLIRVLESDEKTEAVLNYSIYMGRDAEPLSDHAKESLEAWSREHPMRVFSGYKVLYESGAGAAEDFDRDRQSDYHGHGTGCLLCFPVLRSTGEFRACPFAVENDAPHFRLGERGRDPKAVFSNYRAFRRWAVDVLDPAAEARGVSSCAFCERHVVELPLPDLA
- a CDS encoding cytochrome c oxidase subunit 3 — encoded protein: MTPLPESVPTRTGISHAKLGTWAFLASEIMLFGGLISAYVILRSGSSHFWVPPRAMMGVPLATLNTFVLITSSVTMVLALAAMQEGNIDKFKRFMMCTIGGGFGFLMIKSYEYNHKWHEGITISSNLFGSFYYTLTGLHVLHVIGGIVLMFVVLSQGARGMYAKNHDRVECAGLYWHFVDLVWVILFPILYLL
- a CDS encoding cytochrome C oxidase subunit IV family protein; this encodes MSANGHDPQAAVRTYLTIFGALGFLTILTVGVAYMNLPPGPGVVIALVIALAKVFLIGTFFMHLKDEGRLINVSLGVCLGLVMILLVFVLPDLGIHELETLQAEEAAKRNPYVQMHEATMAGHGTADGGH
- a CDS encoding cbb3-type cytochrome c oxidase subunit I, giving the protein MSNEHGHGDEHGHHEPQSFWRKYIFSVDHKVIGIQYMITSFLFLLVGFSMMLLMRYQLAIPAPGDDFDPEKLGMFRTLLSTIFGENNMPYGYMAPEFYNQLGAMHGTIMIFLGVVPLGVAAFGNYVLPLQIGADDMAFPRLNMASFWVYFVGGVVMMSSFLAPGGAAQSGWTSYAPLSVVAPPGQTIWLIAMVIIIASSLLGSVNFLVTTLNMRAKGMTLGRMPVFVWAQLVTAVLLLLAFPVLQAGAMLQLLDRVAETSFYIPKDMFYGGVAFPRAGGGSPLLWQHLFWFLAHPEVYVLLLPAMGIVSEIIATNTRKPLFGYKELVGSMVLIGALSFVVWAHHMFVSGMRTSLANLFVTTTMTISIPSVAILTCLLLSLRGAQIRYNTPMLFAIAFIPMFGIGGLTGLPLGFAPTDLYLHDTYYVIGHFHYVVAPGSLIALMGATYYWFPKMFGRRMNESLGKLHFWGTIIPINFVFFPMLIQGMWGMQRRLADPTLQWHNLPVQGWSMVIGVAAAIMLFAQIPFLFNFFYSIWNGEEAGENPWEATTLEWACPSPPPHGNFATPPEVHRGPYEYSVPGHDSDYWPQDEVEAV
- a CDS encoding cytochrome c oxidase subunit II yields the protein MNSDGGYTIGLPPVATTYGGDIDSLMVLLHVVMVAMFVIWGVYLAYCLVAYRAKEGGKATYHQAGERASFIPDGIILAFEVWLILAFGIPMWAELKQETPPVEDSLEIVMVAEQFAWNFQYAGPDGKFGRRDVKFVSASNPMGIDDDDPASLDDVTTINNLYVPVDKPFILRMTSKDVIHDFQVTNFRNKQDILPGMLTTLWFEPNKTGKYEIGCAQLCGLGHTKMVGNVFVKSQEEYDEWFKEELEYKLADAGTAASSNS
- a CDS encoding SCO family protein, which codes for MTEASAPSTRRRGLAPILIGAALAGLLLLFLGLQAMPDRNPALPVIATVPDFTLVSSQGEPFGRRDLLGHPWIADLMFTSCAGVCPRMTTEMARIEEGAHDLPNARFISISVDPERDTPEVLAAYAKKLDVERDRWFFLTGDRDAVYELASSGLLLPAQEGDVDQGQEAVLHSSRFVLIDSEGRVRGFYDSRDTGALLRLRSDLRRVDDAPLG